The following are encoded in a window of Rissa tridactyla isolate bRisTri1 chromosome 3, bRisTri1.patW.cur.20221130, whole genome shotgun sequence genomic DNA:
- the EIF4A3 gene encoding eukaryotic initiation factor 4A-III — protein MRSREVSRSAAAAASAVCEGKASAMSGSAGSGGAAGSARKRLMKEEDMTKVEFETSEEVDVTPTFDTMGLREDLLRGIYAYGFEKPSAIQQRAIKQIIKGRDVIAQSQSGTGKTATFSISVLQCLDIQVRETQALILAPTRELAVQIQKGLLALGDYMNVQCHACIGGTNVGEDIRKLDYGQHVVAGTPGRVFDMIRRRSLRTRAIKMLVLDEADEMLNKGFKEQIYDVYRYLPPATQVVLISATLPHEILEMTNKFMTDPIRILVKRDELTLEGIKQFFVAVEREEWKFDTLCDLYDTLTITQAVIFCNTKRKVDWLTEKMREANFTVSSMHGDMPQKERESIMKEFRSGASRVLISTDVWARGLDVPQVSLIINYDLPNNRELYIHRIGRSGRYGRKGVAINFVKNDDIRILRDIEQYYSTQIDEMPMNVADLI, from the exons ATGCGCAGTCGGGAAGTCTcgcggagcgcggcggcggcggcatcgGCGGTGTGTGAGGGGAAGGCCTCAGCTATGTCGGGGTCGGCGGGGTCTGGCGGGGCGGCCGGCTCGGCGCGGAAGCGGCTGATGAAGGAGGAGGACATGACGAAGGTGGAGTTCGAGACGAGCGAGGAGGTGGACGTGACGCCCACCTTCGACACCATGGGGCTGCGGGAGGACCTGCTGCGCGGCATCTACGCCTACg GTTTTGAGAAGCCCTCGGCCATCCAGCAGAGAGCCATCAAGCAGATCATCAAGGGGAGAGACGTGATCGCCCA GTCACAGTCAGGAACCGGGAAGACAGCAACGTTCTCCATCTCTGTTCTGCAGTGCCTGGATATACAG GTTCGTGAGACCCAGGCGTTGATCTTGGCACCAACTCGGGAGCTGGCTGTACAGATTCAGAAG GGTCTTCTTGCTCTGGGAGACTACATGAACGTCCAGTGTCACGCCTGCATTGGAGGGACCAACGTGGGTGAAGATATCAGAAAACTGGATTATGGGCAGCATGTTGTTGCTGGCACTCCAGGCCGTGTGTTTG ATATGATTCGTCGTCGAAGTTTAAGGACTCGTGCCATCAAAATGTTGGTTTTGGATGAAGCAGATGAAATGCTCaataaag GTTTTAAGGAGCAGATCTATGATGTGTACAGATACTTGCCTCCAGCTACACAGGTGGTTCTGATCAGTGCCACTTTGCCTCATGAAATTCTGGAGATGACCAACAAATTCATGACAGACCCCATTCGCATCTTGGTGAAACG TGATGAGTTGACCCTCGAAGGAATCAAGCAGTTTTTTGTGGCCGTGGAGAGGGAAGAATGGAAGTTTGACACCTTGTGCGATCTCTACGACACACTCACAATCACCCAGGCTGTCATCTTCTGCAACACCAAAAGAAAG GTAGACTGGCTCACGGAGAAGATGAGAGAAGCCAACTTCACGGTTTCGTCCATGCATGGGGACATGCCACAGAAGGAGAGAGAGTCCATTATGAAAGAGTTCAGATCTGGCGCAAG CCGAGTCCTTATTTCGACAGATGTTTGGGCCAGAGGCCTGGATGTTCCTCAGGTGTCCCTGATCATTAACTACGACTTACCCAACAACAGAGAACTCTACATACACAG AATTGGCCGGTCGGGCAGATACGGCCGAAAAGGTGTAGCCATCAACTTTGTGAAGAACGATGACATCCGCATCCTGCGAGACATCGAGCAGTACTACTCCACCCAGATAGATGAGATGCCCATGAACG TTGCCGATCTTATCTGA
- the LOC128907059 gene encoding ninein-like protein isoform X1, producing MVPRSGLQHAAVTSYGYKLQCLRIQVRQIARERDKARLDLEKVERCCLQLGRELDEQYVALEHTQRKLKDVQAEIEAKELLLQQAINHQAKLEADARFLQGKEDSLQGRLNHTMKENTQLQNKVTEMAEKLAASEKLVLELQKELNCVAKDKLVESHSPELPNQNECFAEIVLEYERQCQVLWDQNRVLWRELERLRLQLRECRAERGLPGGGLSSQGSSLRACRSPSPLVPTSACTETSPSMEQLQEQLRDLKVQLETKINYYEEEIELMRRNFERERKNSEESFKAEMRKMEDQKRELEETVAKYWSVIDSLKEQKCVWSLELEERFEMEQARVRQQHTEDIHHPGQQLYQEGEELRTQCKDRESLRKHVSKLGGEKVEELAEIAELTASSEKSKGEVSHLNVKVCQLGRELGEHKASHGAGPGTLQRQSQRLAEAERLRGAEAAIRLEHHQQHAACWMETELLRQQLKTLQEKLLEAKASLSLAQTRHALQLQQAKTQMSNMVPKKQFEQLQNSLREEQCKAQQLQENLHHQAEQTCRQLVRTQEEHERLLQAAVEQAEGLEHNLRSAEALLAERAAQLKDTQAQLSRNKLLIKDLCEENRGFAVALQAAELKQKSTEEKNQLLEEQASALKQLIGKITPASLSG from the exons ATGGTCCCCAGGAGCGGGCTTCAGCATGCAGCTGTCACCTCCTACGGATACAAACTGCAGTGCCTCAG GATCCAGGTGAGGCAGATCGCCAGGGAGAGGGACAAGGCAAGGCTGGACTTGGAGAAAGTGGAGAGATGCTGCCTGCAGCTTGGCAGGGAGTTGGACGAGCAGTACGTCGCTCTCGAGCACACCCAGAGAAAGCTCAA ggacgTTCAGGCAGAAATAGAAGCAAAAGAGCTGCTTTTGCAGCAAGCAATCAATCACCAAGCGAAGCTGGAGGCTGATGCACGGTTCCTCCAGGGCAAAGAGGACAGCCTGCAAGGGAGACTGAACCACACAATGAAG GAGAACACACAGCTGCAAAACAAGGTCACAGAGATGGCTGAGAAGCTGGCGGCCTCTGAGAAGCTGGTGTTGGAGCTGCAGAAAGAACTCAACTGTGTTGCAAAGGACAAG cttgtggagtctcacAGCCCAGAGCTCCCAAACCAGAACGAGTGCTTTGCAGAGATTGTCCTGGAGTACGAGCGGCAGTGCCAG GTGCTGTGGGACCAGAACAGAGTGCTGTGGAGGGAGCTGGAAAGGCTGCGTCTCCAGCTACGGGAATGCAGGGCTGAGagagggctgccaggaggag GCTTGTCCTCACAGGGCTCCTCTCTCAGAGCGTGCCGCTCTCCCAGCCCTCTGGTTCCCACTTCTGCCTGCACAGAGACATCACCCTCAATGGAGCAGCTCCAAGAGCAGCTGCGGGATCTGAAGGTGCAGCTGGAAACGAAG ATAAACTATTACGAGGAGGAAATTGAGTTAATGAGGAGAAActttgagagagagaggaagaacagTGAGGAAAGCTTCAAGGCTGAGATGCGCAAGATGGAAGACCAGAAAAGAGAGCTGGAAGAAACAGTTGCAAAGTACTGGTCTGTAATTGATAGTCTGAAAGAGCAAAAATGTGTGTGGagcctggagctggaggagaggttTGAGATGGAGCAGGCCAGGGTGAGACAACAGCACACCGAAGACATTCAccatccagggcagcagctgtaccaggagggagaagagctgaggACGCAGTGCAAGGACAGAGAGAGTCTGAG GAAACACGTGAGCAAGTTGGGCGGAGAGAAGGTGGAGGAGCTGGCTGAAATAGCAGAGTTAACAGCATCG AGCGAAAAAAGCAAGGGGGAGGTCTCCCACCTGAATGTCAAGGTGTGTCAGCTGGGCCGTGAACTTGGAGAGCACAAGGCCAGCCACGGTGCTGGCCCTGGCACTCTCCAGCGGCAGAGCCAGAGGCTTGCGGAGGCTGAGAGGCTACgaggagcagaagcagccatAAGGCTGGAGCACCACCAGCAGCATGCAGCATGTTGGATGGAGACAGAGCTGCTTCGACAGCAGCTCAAGACATTGCAGGAGAAG CTCTTAGAAGCCAAAGCAAGCCTGAGCTTGGCCCAGACTCGGCATGCTCTGCAGTTGCAGCAGGCTAAGACCCAGATGAGCAACATGGTGCCAAAGAAACAGTTTGAGCAGCTGCAAAACAGCCTGAGAGAGGAACAGTGCAAGGCTCAGCAGCTCCAGGAAAACCTCCACCATCAGGCTGAGCAGACGTGCAGGCAGCTGGTCAGAACCCAG GAAGAACACGAGcgtctgctgcaggcagctgtggagCAGGCAGAAGGGCTGGAGCATAACCTGAGGAGTGCTGaagctctgctggcagagaggGCGGCTCAGCTCAAGGACACGCAG GCCCAGCTCTCCAGGAACAAATTGCTGATCAAAGACCTCTGTGAGGAGAACAGGGGGTTTGCAGTGgccctgcaggcagctgagctgaaGCAGAAGAGCACTGAGGAGAAGAACCAGCTGTTGGAGGAGCAAGCCTCAGCCCTGAAACAGCTCATTGGAAAAATCACGCCAGCATCTCTGAGTGGGTGA
- the LOC128907059 gene encoding ninein-like protein isoform X5, producing MVPRSGLQHAAVTSYGYKLQCLRIQVRQIARERDKARLDLEKVERCCLQLGRELDEQYVALEHTQRKLKDVQAEIEAKELLLQQAINHQAKLEADARFLQGKEDSLQGRLNHTMKENTQLQNKVTEMAEKLAASEKLVLELQKELNCVAKDKLVESHSPELPNQNECFAEIVLEYERQCQVLWDQNRVLWRELERLRLQLRECRAERGLPGGGLSSQGSSLRACRSPSPLVPTSACTETSPSMEQLQEQLRDLKVQLETKSEKSKGEVSHLNVKVCQLGRELGEHKASHGAGPGTLQRQSQRLAEAERLRGAEAAIRLEHHQQHAACWMETELLRQQLKTLQEKLLEAKASLSLAQTRHALQLQQAKTQMSNMVPKKQFEQLQNSLREEQCKAQQLQENLHHQAEQTCRQLVRTQEEHERLLQAAVEQAEGLEHNLRSAEALLAERAAQLKDTQAQLSRNKLLIKDLCEENRGFAVALQAAELKQKSTEEKNQLLEEQASALKQLIGKITPASLSG from the exons ATGGTCCCCAGGAGCGGGCTTCAGCATGCAGCTGTCACCTCCTACGGATACAAACTGCAGTGCCTCAG GATCCAGGTGAGGCAGATCGCCAGGGAGAGGGACAAGGCAAGGCTGGACTTGGAGAAAGTGGAGAGATGCTGCCTGCAGCTTGGCAGGGAGTTGGACGAGCAGTACGTCGCTCTCGAGCACACCCAGAGAAAGCTCAA ggacgTTCAGGCAGAAATAGAAGCAAAAGAGCTGCTTTTGCAGCAAGCAATCAATCACCAAGCGAAGCTGGAGGCTGATGCACGGTTCCTCCAGGGCAAAGAGGACAGCCTGCAAGGGAGACTGAACCACACAATGAAG GAGAACACACAGCTGCAAAACAAGGTCACAGAGATGGCTGAGAAGCTGGCGGCCTCTGAGAAGCTGGTGTTGGAGCTGCAGAAAGAACTCAACTGTGTTGCAAAGGACAAG cttgtggagtctcacAGCCCAGAGCTCCCAAACCAGAACGAGTGCTTTGCAGAGATTGTCCTGGAGTACGAGCGGCAGTGCCAG GTGCTGTGGGACCAGAACAGAGTGCTGTGGAGGGAGCTGGAAAGGCTGCGTCTCCAGCTACGGGAATGCAGGGCTGAGagagggctgccaggaggag GCTTGTCCTCACAGGGCTCCTCTCTCAGAGCGTGCCGCTCTCCCAGCCCTCTGGTTCCCACTTCTGCCTGCACAGAGACATCACCCTCAATGGAGCAGCTCCAAGAGCAGCTGCGGGATCTGAAGGTGCAGCTGGAAACGAAG AGCGAAAAAAGCAAGGGGGAGGTCTCCCACCTGAATGTCAAGGTGTGTCAGCTGGGCCGTGAACTTGGAGAGCACAAGGCCAGCCACGGTGCTGGCCCTGGCACTCTCCAGCGGCAGAGCCAGAGGCTTGCGGAGGCTGAGAGGCTACgaggagcagaagcagccatAAGGCTGGAGCACCACCAGCAGCATGCAGCATGTTGGATGGAGACAGAGCTGCTTCGACAGCAGCTCAAGACATTGCAGGAGAAG CTCTTAGAAGCCAAAGCAAGCCTGAGCTTGGCCCAGACTCGGCATGCTCTGCAGTTGCAGCAGGCTAAGACCCAGATGAGCAACATGGTGCCAAAGAAACAGTTTGAGCAGCTGCAAAACAGCCTGAGAGAGGAACAGTGCAAGGCTCAGCAGCTCCAGGAAAACCTCCACCATCAGGCTGAGCAGACGTGCAGGCAGCTGGTCAGAACCCAG GAAGAACACGAGcgtctgctgcaggcagctgtggagCAGGCAGAAGGGCTGGAGCATAACCTGAGGAGTGCTGaagctctgctggcagagaggGCGGCTCAGCTCAAGGACACGCAG GCCCAGCTCTCCAGGAACAAATTGCTGATCAAAGACCTCTGTGAGGAGAACAGGGGGTTTGCAGTGgccctgcaggcagctgagctgaaGCAGAAGAGCACTGAGGAGAAGAACCAGCTGTTGGAGGAGCAAGCCTCAGCCCTGAAACAGCTCATTGGAAAAATCACGCCAGCATCTCTGAGTGGGTGA
- the LOC128907059 gene encoding ninein-like protein isoform X2 has product MVPRSGLQHAAVTSYGYKLQCLRDVQAEIEAKELLLQQAINHQAKLEADARFLQGKEDSLQGRLNHTMKENTQLQNKVTEMAEKLAASEKLVLELQKELNCVAKDKLVESHSPELPNQNECFAEIVLEYERQCQVLWDQNRVLWRELERLRLQLRECRAERGLPGGGLSSQGSSLRACRSPSPLVPTSACTETSPSMEQLQEQLRDLKVQLETKINYYEEEIELMRRNFERERKNSEESFKAEMRKMEDQKRELEETVAKYWSVIDSLKEQKCVWSLELEERFEMEQARVRQQHTEDIHHPGQQLYQEGEELRTQCKDRESLRKHVSKLGGEKVEELAEIAELTASSEKSKGEVSHLNVKVCQLGRELGEHKASHGAGPGTLQRQSQRLAEAERLRGAEAAIRLEHHQQHAACWMETELLRQQLKTLQEKLLEAKASLSLAQTRHALQLQQAKTQMSNMVPKKQFEQLQNSLREEQCKAQQLQENLHHQAEQTCRQLVRTQEEHERLLQAAVEQAEGLEHNLRSAEALLAERAAQLKDTQAQLSRNKLLIKDLCEENRGFAVALQAAELKQKSTEEKNQLLEEQASALKQLIGKITPASLSG; this is encoded by the exons ATGGTCCCCAGGAGCGGGCTTCAGCATGCAGCTGTCACCTCCTACGGATACAAACTGCAGTGCCTCAG ggacgTTCAGGCAGAAATAGAAGCAAAAGAGCTGCTTTTGCAGCAAGCAATCAATCACCAAGCGAAGCTGGAGGCTGATGCACGGTTCCTCCAGGGCAAAGAGGACAGCCTGCAAGGGAGACTGAACCACACAATGAAG GAGAACACACAGCTGCAAAACAAGGTCACAGAGATGGCTGAGAAGCTGGCGGCCTCTGAGAAGCTGGTGTTGGAGCTGCAGAAAGAACTCAACTGTGTTGCAAAGGACAAG cttgtggagtctcacAGCCCAGAGCTCCCAAACCAGAACGAGTGCTTTGCAGAGATTGTCCTGGAGTACGAGCGGCAGTGCCAG GTGCTGTGGGACCAGAACAGAGTGCTGTGGAGGGAGCTGGAAAGGCTGCGTCTCCAGCTACGGGAATGCAGGGCTGAGagagggctgccaggaggag GCTTGTCCTCACAGGGCTCCTCTCTCAGAGCGTGCCGCTCTCCCAGCCCTCTGGTTCCCACTTCTGCCTGCACAGAGACATCACCCTCAATGGAGCAGCTCCAAGAGCAGCTGCGGGATCTGAAGGTGCAGCTGGAAACGAAG ATAAACTATTACGAGGAGGAAATTGAGTTAATGAGGAGAAActttgagagagagaggaagaacagTGAGGAAAGCTTCAAGGCTGAGATGCGCAAGATGGAAGACCAGAAAAGAGAGCTGGAAGAAACAGTTGCAAAGTACTGGTCTGTAATTGATAGTCTGAAAGAGCAAAAATGTGTGTGGagcctggagctggaggagaggttTGAGATGGAGCAGGCCAGGGTGAGACAACAGCACACCGAAGACATTCAccatccagggcagcagctgtaccaggagggagaagagctgaggACGCAGTGCAAGGACAGAGAGAGTCTGAG GAAACACGTGAGCAAGTTGGGCGGAGAGAAGGTGGAGGAGCTGGCTGAAATAGCAGAGTTAACAGCATCG AGCGAAAAAAGCAAGGGGGAGGTCTCCCACCTGAATGTCAAGGTGTGTCAGCTGGGCCGTGAACTTGGAGAGCACAAGGCCAGCCACGGTGCTGGCCCTGGCACTCTCCAGCGGCAGAGCCAGAGGCTTGCGGAGGCTGAGAGGCTACgaggagcagaagcagccatAAGGCTGGAGCACCACCAGCAGCATGCAGCATGTTGGATGGAGACAGAGCTGCTTCGACAGCAGCTCAAGACATTGCAGGAGAAG CTCTTAGAAGCCAAAGCAAGCCTGAGCTTGGCCCAGACTCGGCATGCTCTGCAGTTGCAGCAGGCTAAGACCCAGATGAGCAACATGGTGCCAAAGAAACAGTTTGAGCAGCTGCAAAACAGCCTGAGAGAGGAACAGTGCAAGGCTCAGCAGCTCCAGGAAAACCTCCACCATCAGGCTGAGCAGACGTGCAGGCAGCTGGTCAGAACCCAG GAAGAACACGAGcgtctgctgcaggcagctgtggagCAGGCAGAAGGGCTGGAGCATAACCTGAGGAGTGCTGaagctctgctggcagagaggGCGGCTCAGCTCAAGGACACGCAG GCCCAGCTCTCCAGGAACAAATTGCTGATCAAAGACCTCTGTGAGGAGAACAGGGGGTTTGCAGTGgccctgcaggcagctgagctgaaGCAGAAGAGCACTGAGGAGAAGAACCAGCTGTTGGAGGAGCAAGCCTCAGCCCTGAAACAGCTCATTGGAAAAATCACGCCAGCATCTCTGAGTGGGTGA
- the LOC128907059 gene encoding ninein-like protein isoform X3, protein MKENTQLQNKVTEMAEKLAASEKLVLELQKELNCVAKDKLVESHSPELPNQNECFAEIVLEYERQCQVLWDQNRVLWRELERLRLQLRECRAERGLPGGGLSSQGSSLRACRSPSPLVPTSACTETSPSMEQLQEQLRDLKVQLETKINYYEEEIELMRRNFERERKNSEESFKAEMRKMEDQKRELEETVAKYWSVIDSLKEQKCVWSLELEERFEMEQARVRQQHTEDIHHPGQQLYQEGEELRTQCKDRESLRKHVSKLGGEKVEELAEIAELTASSEKSKGEVSHLNVKVCQLGRELGEHKASHGAGPGTLQRQSQRLAEAERLRGAEAAIRLEHHQQHAACWMETELLRQQLKTLQEKLLEAKASLSLAQTRHALQLQQAKTQMSNMVPKKQFEQLQNSLREEQCKAQQLQENLHHQAEQTCRQLVRTQEEHERLLQAAVEQAEGLEHNLRSAEALLAERAAQLKDTQAQLSRNKLLIKDLCEENRGFAVALQAAELKQKSTEEKNQLLEEQASALKQLIGKITPASLSG, encoded by the exons ATGAAG GAGAACACACAGCTGCAAAACAAGGTCACAGAGATGGCTGAGAAGCTGGCGGCCTCTGAGAAGCTGGTGTTGGAGCTGCAGAAAGAACTCAACTGTGTTGCAAAGGACAAG cttgtggagtctcacAGCCCAGAGCTCCCAAACCAGAACGAGTGCTTTGCAGAGATTGTCCTGGAGTACGAGCGGCAGTGCCAG GTGCTGTGGGACCAGAACAGAGTGCTGTGGAGGGAGCTGGAAAGGCTGCGTCTCCAGCTACGGGAATGCAGGGCTGAGagagggctgccaggaggag GCTTGTCCTCACAGGGCTCCTCTCTCAGAGCGTGCCGCTCTCCCAGCCCTCTGGTTCCCACTTCTGCCTGCACAGAGACATCACCCTCAATGGAGCAGCTCCAAGAGCAGCTGCGGGATCTGAAGGTGCAGCTGGAAACGAAG ATAAACTATTACGAGGAGGAAATTGAGTTAATGAGGAGAAActttgagagagagaggaagaacagTGAGGAAAGCTTCAAGGCTGAGATGCGCAAGATGGAAGACCAGAAAAGAGAGCTGGAAGAAACAGTTGCAAAGTACTGGTCTGTAATTGATAGTCTGAAAGAGCAAAAATGTGTGTGGagcctggagctggaggagaggttTGAGATGGAGCAGGCCAGGGTGAGACAACAGCACACCGAAGACATTCAccatccagggcagcagctgtaccaggagggagaagagctgaggACGCAGTGCAAGGACAGAGAGAGTCTGAG GAAACACGTGAGCAAGTTGGGCGGAGAGAAGGTGGAGGAGCTGGCTGAAATAGCAGAGTTAACAGCATCG AGCGAAAAAAGCAAGGGGGAGGTCTCCCACCTGAATGTCAAGGTGTGTCAGCTGGGCCGTGAACTTGGAGAGCACAAGGCCAGCCACGGTGCTGGCCCTGGCACTCTCCAGCGGCAGAGCCAGAGGCTTGCGGAGGCTGAGAGGCTACgaggagcagaagcagccatAAGGCTGGAGCACCACCAGCAGCATGCAGCATGTTGGATGGAGACAGAGCTGCTTCGACAGCAGCTCAAGACATTGCAGGAGAAG CTCTTAGAAGCCAAAGCAAGCCTGAGCTTGGCCCAGACTCGGCATGCTCTGCAGTTGCAGCAGGCTAAGACCCAGATGAGCAACATGGTGCCAAAGAAACAGTTTGAGCAGCTGCAAAACAGCCTGAGAGAGGAACAGTGCAAGGCTCAGCAGCTCCAGGAAAACCTCCACCATCAGGCTGAGCAGACGTGCAGGCAGCTGGTCAGAACCCAG GAAGAACACGAGcgtctgctgcaggcagctgtggagCAGGCAGAAGGGCTGGAGCATAACCTGAGGAGTGCTGaagctctgctggcagagaggGCGGCTCAGCTCAAGGACACGCAG GCCCAGCTCTCCAGGAACAAATTGCTGATCAAAGACCTCTGTGAGGAGAACAGGGGGTTTGCAGTGgccctgcaggcagctgagctgaaGCAGAAGAGCACTGAGGAGAAGAACCAGCTGTTGGAGGAGCAAGCCTCAGCCCTGAAACAGCTCATTGGAAAAATCACGCCAGCATCTCTGAGTGGGTGA
- the LOC128907059 gene encoding ninein-like protein isoform X4, producing the protein MAEKLAASEKLVLELQKELNCVAKDKLVESHSPELPNQNECFAEIVLEYERQCQVLWDQNRVLWRELERLRLQLRECRAERGLPGGGLSSQGSSLRACRSPSPLVPTSACTETSPSMEQLQEQLRDLKVQLETKINYYEEEIELMRRNFERERKNSEESFKAEMRKMEDQKRELEETVAKYWSVIDSLKEQKCVWSLELEERFEMEQARVRQQHTEDIHHPGQQLYQEGEELRTQCKDRESLRKHVSKLGGEKVEELAEIAELTASSEKSKGEVSHLNVKVCQLGRELGEHKASHGAGPGTLQRQSQRLAEAERLRGAEAAIRLEHHQQHAACWMETELLRQQLKTLQEKLLEAKASLSLAQTRHALQLQQAKTQMSNMVPKKQFEQLQNSLREEQCKAQQLQENLHHQAEQTCRQLVRTQEEHERLLQAAVEQAEGLEHNLRSAEALLAERAAQLKDTQAQLSRNKLLIKDLCEENRGFAVALQAAELKQKSTEEKNQLLEEQASALKQLIGKITPASLSG; encoded by the exons ATGGCTGAGAAGCTGGCGGCCTCTGAGAAGCTGGTGTTGGAGCTGCAGAAAGAACTCAACTGTGTTGCAAAGGACAAG cttgtggagtctcacAGCCCAGAGCTCCCAAACCAGAACGAGTGCTTTGCAGAGATTGTCCTGGAGTACGAGCGGCAGTGCCAG GTGCTGTGGGACCAGAACAGAGTGCTGTGGAGGGAGCTGGAAAGGCTGCGTCTCCAGCTACGGGAATGCAGGGCTGAGagagggctgccaggaggag GCTTGTCCTCACAGGGCTCCTCTCTCAGAGCGTGCCGCTCTCCCAGCCCTCTGGTTCCCACTTCTGCCTGCACAGAGACATCACCCTCAATGGAGCAGCTCCAAGAGCAGCTGCGGGATCTGAAGGTGCAGCTGGAAACGAAG ATAAACTATTACGAGGAGGAAATTGAGTTAATGAGGAGAAActttgagagagagaggaagaacagTGAGGAAAGCTTCAAGGCTGAGATGCGCAAGATGGAAGACCAGAAAAGAGAGCTGGAAGAAACAGTTGCAAAGTACTGGTCTGTAATTGATAGTCTGAAAGAGCAAAAATGTGTGTGGagcctggagctggaggagaggttTGAGATGGAGCAGGCCAGGGTGAGACAACAGCACACCGAAGACATTCAccatccagggcagcagctgtaccaggagggagaagagctgaggACGCAGTGCAAGGACAGAGAGAGTCTGAG GAAACACGTGAGCAAGTTGGGCGGAGAGAAGGTGGAGGAGCTGGCTGAAATAGCAGAGTTAACAGCATCG AGCGAAAAAAGCAAGGGGGAGGTCTCCCACCTGAATGTCAAGGTGTGTCAGCTGGGCCGTGAACTTGGAGAGCACAAGGCCAGCCACGGTGCTGGCCCTGGCACTCTCCAGCGGCAGAGCCAGAGGCTTGCGGAGGCTGAGAGGCTACgaggagcagaagcagccatAAGGCTGGAGCACCACCAGCAGCATGCAGCATGTTGGATGGAGACAGAGCTGCTTCGACAGCAGCTCAAGACATTGCAGGAGAAG CTCTTAGAAGCCAAAGCAAGCCTGAGCTTGGCCCAGACTCGGCATGCTCTGCAGTTGCAGCAGGCTAAGACCCAGATGAGCAACATGGTGCCAAAGAAACAGTTTGAGCAGCTGCAAAACAGCCTGAGAGAGGAACAGTGCAAGGCTCAGCAGCTCCAGGAAAACCTCCACCATCAGGCTGAGCAGACGTGCAGGCAGCTGGTCAGAACCCAG GAAGAACACGAGcgtctgctgcaggcagctgtggagCAGGCAGAAGGGCTGGAGCATAACCTGAGGAGTGCTGaagctctgctggcagagaggGCGGCTCAGCTCAAGGACACGCAG GCCCAGCTCTCCAGGAACAAATTGCTGATCAAAGACCTCTGTGAGGAGAACAGGGGGTTTGCAGTGgccctgcaggcagctgagctgaaGCAGAAGAGCACTGAGGAGAAGAACCAGCTGTTGGAGGAGCAAGCCTCAGCCCTGAAACAGCTCATTGGAAAAATCACGCCAGCATCTCTGAGTGGGTGA